In a genomic window of Amblyomma americanum isolate KBUSLIRL-KWMA chromosome 4, ASM5285725v1, whole genome shotgun sequence:
- the LOC144127789 gene encoding uncharacterized protein LOC144127789 encodes MQLPSRMTHGSDTADVRPPDQLHAPTWDHRWILQSATTCADHYMHLGQVATPPDWAIYCHPTRAAAIGHGSATRMRFTDNPFLLLVQLFLALLDHAGDRSMQLPSRMTHGSDTADVRPPDQLHAPTWDHRWILQSATTCADHYMHLGQVATPPDWAIYCHPTRAAAIGHGSATRMRFTDNPFLLLVQVRKRYGVCIRSNNPFLLVLPCPRLLFDVTVSLRKLLLLGGDIEANPGPDTAQILTQLQEIASDIKEIKEKRLADIDNKLDALARLEKQVTSCQEQVAQMSEVIERLEERIDDLDNRSRRCNLIVYGLSESEEETKETLRERVNKDIVQDKLDLDAVAIERIHRLGQPAGNKIRPVIMKLLDYREKESILKRGFKLKNSDLSIGEDFSRKIRDIRKKLWDSAKPNRDNGDKVSLSFNKLYINGQAFVWDSENAVKVPFGKKNDKATTRESQNDNVSSPRMTRRRANSKK; translated from the coding sequence ATGCAGCTGCCTTCAAGAATGACTCACGGATCAGACACTGCCGACGTACGCCCACCAGACCAGCTACACGCGCCCACATGGGATCACCGATGGATTCTACAATCAGCGACCACATGCGCAGACCACTACATGCATCTGGGACAAGTGGCGACACCACCAGACTGGGCTATATATTGCCACCCCACGCGCGCGGCGGCCATTGGGCACGGCAGCGCTACCAGGATGCGGTTCACCGACAATCCTTTCTTGCTTCTTGTGCAGCTTTTCTTGGCCCTGCTAGATCATGCCGGTGACAGAAGCATGCAGCTGCCTTCAAGAATGACTCACGGATCAGACACTGCCGACGTACGCCCACCAGACCAGCTACACGCGCCCACATGGGATCACCGATGGATTCTACAATCAGCGACCACATGCGCAGACCACTACATGCATCTGGGACAAGTGGCGACACCACCAGACTGGGCTATATATTGCCACCCCACGCGCGCGGCGGCCATTGGGCACGGCAGCGCTACCAGGATGCGGTTCACCGACAATCCTTTCTTGCTTCTTGTGCAGGTGAGAAAACGCTACGGCGTTTGTATTCGCTCTAACAACCCATTCTTGttggtgctgccgtgcccgcggcTGTTGTTTGATGTTACTGTAAGCTTGCGCAAACTGCTATTGTTGGGGGGTGATATCGAAGCCAATCCTGGACCGGACACAGCTCAGATACTTACGCAGCTTCAAGAAATTGCCTCTGacataaaagaaataaaggagaagCGGCTGGCGGACATAGACAATAAACTCGATGCTCTTGCTAGACTAGAGAAACAGGTCACTTCCTGCCAGGAGCAGGTCGCTCAGATGAGCGAAGTCATAGAACGGTTAGAGGAAAGAATAGACGACTTGGACAACCGAAGCAGAAGATGTAATTTAATTGTCTATGGCCTATCGGAGAGTGAGGAAGAGACCAAGGAAACACTCAGAGAAAGGGTAAATAAAGATATTGTCCAGGATAAACTAGATCTCGACGCAGTGGCCATCGAGCGTATCCACCGTTTGGGGCAGCCTGCTGGAAACAAAATTAGACCTGTTATTATGAAGCTTTTAGACTACAGAGAGAAAGAATCAATACTGAAACGAGGCTTCAAGCTTAAAAATTCCGATCTGTCCATTGGCGAAGATTTCTCGCGGAAAATTAGAGATATTCGAAAAAAGTTGTGGGACAGCGCGAAGCCTAACCGGGACAATGGCGACAAAGTGTCCCTTTCCTTTAATAAATTGTACATTAATGGTCAAGCATTTGTCTGGGACAGTGAAAACGCAGTGAAAGTGCCGTTtgggaaaaaaaacgacaaagcaACTACCCGAGAAAGCCAAAACGACAACGTCTCCAGCCCCCGAATGACGCGTCGAAGAGCAaattcaaaaaaataa